The segment GTGCTGGGCAAGGCCTTCCTTCAGCTCCTCGATCGCCTTGGCGCCGATGCCCTCGATGCGCAGCAGGTCGTCTTCGGTGCGGCCCACCAGATCGGCCACGGTCTCGATGCCCGCCTCGGAGAACTTGTTTGCCCAACGCTGGGACACGCCCAGATCGTCGTAGATGTACAGGCGGGCCTCCTCGTCGGTGAGCTGAACGCCGCGATGGCCGCCCAAACCGCCGTAGTAGCCGCCGTAACCGCCGCCCATGAGGTAGCCCTCGCTGTCAAGCGACCAGTCCTGAGGCTGGGGAAGCATCTCCTCGATGTCGCGCAAGGCGTCGGGAGCGTACTCGGGCAGGGCGTCGCCCGAAGGCGCGCCGACGGGACGGCCCTTGTAGGTGAGCGCGGAGTTGCGGTAGCGCTTCAGGCCGGTGCCCGCGGGGATGGGCTTGCCGATGATGACGTTTTCCTTCAGGCCGCGCAGGTTGTCCACCTTACCCTCGATGGCGGCGTCGGTGAGCACCTTGGTGGTCTCCTGGAACGATGCGGCCGACATCCACGAGTCGGTGGCCAGCGACGCCTTGGTGATGCCCAGCAGCAGAGGCTGGCCCACCGGGGGCTCTTTCCCCTCGGCGATGAGCTGGTTGGCCTCGTCCTGGAACTCGTAGCGGTTGACCTGGCGACCGGGCAGGTAGTTGGAATCGCCCGAATCGAGCACCGTGAGCTTGCGCAGCATCTGACGCGCGATGACCTCGATGTGCTTGTCGTTGATGTCGACGCCCTGGGACACGTAGACGCCCTGGACCTGGCTGACGATGTAGCGCAGCGTGGTGTTCGGGTCGGTGAGGCGCAGAAGGTCGTGCGGGTTCACCGAACCGCGCGTGAGCTGCTGGCCCACCTTGACCTCGCACCCATCGACCACGCCGGGCTGCATCTGGGCGCGCGCGGAAACCTCGTACTCGCGGAAATTGCCCTCCTGGTCGTGGATGGTGAGGATCTTCTGGTTCTTGTCACCCGAGATCTGCAGCGTGCCGGCGATCTCGGCGAGAACCGCGAGGCCCTTGGGCTTGCGCGCCTCGAACAGCTCCTGGACGCGGGGCAGACCGTGGGTGATGTCGTCGCCCGCGACGCCGCCGGTGTGGAACGTACGCATGGTGAGCTGCGTGCCGGGCTCGCCGATGGACTGGGCGGCGATGATGCCGACCGCCGTGCCGATGTTGACCGGGCGCGCCGTGGCCAAATCCCAGCCGTAGCACTTCTGGCAGACGCCGTCATGCGCGTGGCAGGTCATGACCGTGCGGATGATGACCTCGTCGAGGCCCGCGTCGGCCAGGCGCTTGAGCTCCTTCATGGACGAGATGTAGGAACCCGCCTCGAGGAGCACCTCGCCTTCGGGAGACACGGCGGCCTCGAGCAGGCAGCGGCCGATGAGGTTCTCGTCGAGCGCTCCCTTGTCGGTGGCGATCTTGTAGGGCACGCCGTCGACGGTACCGCAGTCGATCTCGCGGATGATGACGTCTTGCGCGACGTCGACCAGACGGCGGGTCAGGTAACCCGAGTCGGCCGTGCGCAGCGCGGTGTCGGCCAGGCCCTTGCGGGCGCCGTGGGTGGAGATGAAGTACTCGAGAACCGTCAGGCCTTCGCGGAAGTTCGCCTTGATGGGGCGGTCGATGATCTCGCCCTTCGGGTCGGACATAAGGCCGCGCATACCGGCCAGCTGGCGGATCTGCTTGATGTTTCCTCGAGCGCCGGAGAACGCCATCATGTAGATGGGGTTGAACTTGTCGAAGTTCTCGGCCATCGCATCGCCGACCTCTTCGTTGGCCTCGTTCCAGATGTCGACGATCTGGCGGTGGCGCTCGTCATAGGACATGAGTCCCATCTCGTACTCTTCGTCGATGACGGCGACCTTCTCGTCGGCGGCGGCCAGGATGTCGGCCTTCGACGGCGGGATGGTGGCGTCGTACACCGACACGGTGACGCCCGCGCGGGTCGCGTAGTGGAAGCCGGCGCTCTTCAGGCCGTCGAGGATCGGCGGGACCTGCGAGTCGGGATAGGTGTTGCACACGTCCTCGACCAGGCGGCTGATCTCGCCCTTGTTCATCTCGTAGTTGAGGAACGGGTAGTCGGCGGGAAGCACGTCGTTGAACGTCACGCGGCCGATGGTGGTCTCGATGCGCTCGCCGGCGCGGCACAGCTTCACGTCGTTGAACGAGCTGGCCACACGGGTGTCCTCGGCCAGGCGGATGAACACCTTGGCCTGCAGGTCGACATCGGCGCGGGCGTCGTAGGCGGCGCGGGCGTCGGCGAAGTCGATGAAGGCGCGGCCCTCTCCCGGGAACCCGTCGCGGGCGGCCGTGAGGTAGTACAGGCCGATGATCATGTCCTGCGTGGGGACGGTGAGCGGGCGGCCGTGGGCGGGCGACTTGATGTTGTTGGTGGACAGCATGAGGATGCGGGCCTCGGCCTGGGCGGCAGCGGACAGCGGCACGTGAACGGCCATCTGGTCGCCGTCGAAGTCGGCGTTGAAGGCGGTGCAGACCAGCGGATGCAGCTTGATGGCCTTGCCCTCGACCAGGATGGGCTCGAAGGCCTGGATGCCGAGGCGGTGCAGGGTGGGTGCGCGGTTGAGCAGCACGGGGTGCTCGCGGATGACCTCTTCGAGGACGTCCCACACGTAGCTGGCGCCGCGGTCGACCGCGCGCTTGGCTGCCTTGATGTTGTTGGAGTACTCGAGCTCGACCAGGCGCTTCATAACGAAGGGCTTGAACAGCTCGAGCGCCATCTTGGAGGGAAGGCCGCACTGGTGCATCTGCAGCTCGGGGCCGACGACGATGACCGAACGGCCGGAGTAGTCGACGCGCTTGCCCAGGAGGTTCTGGCGGAAACGGCCCTGCTTGCCCTTGAGCATGTCGGACAGCGACTTCAGGGGGCGGTTACCCGGCCCGGTGACGGGGCGTCCGCGGCGGCCGTTGTCGAACAGCGAGTCGACGGCCTCTTGCAGCATGCGCTTCTCGTTGTTGATGATGATCTCGGGAGCGCCCAGGTCGAGCAGGCGCTTCAGGCGGTTGTTGCGGTTGATGACGCGACGGTACAGGTCGTTCAGGTCAGACGTCGCGAAGCGGCCGCCGTCGAGCTGCACCATGGGGCGCAGGTCGGGCGGGATGACCGGGATCACGTCGAGGATCATGTCGGAGGGCTTGTTGGCCGACTTCATGAAGGCGTCGACGACCTTGAGGCGCTTGATGGCCTTGGCGCGCTTCTGGCCCTTGCCGTTGGCGATGGTGTCGGCCAGCTCGACCGAGGTCTCGTCGAGGTCGATGGCGTCCAGCAGGTCGCGCACGGCCTCGGCGCCCATGCCGCCGTTGAAGTAGTCGCGGTAGTTGGCGCGCATCTCGCGGTAGAGCGCCTCGTCGGAGAGCAGCTGCTTGGGCTCGATCTTCTGGAAGACCTCGAAGGCCTCCTGGCGCAGCGCCTTGCGGTCGTTGAACTCCTCGTAGATGTCGGCGATCTCTTCCTCGACCTCTTCGGGGGTCATGCGCTCGTCATCGTCGATGTCGTCGACGAACTCGTCTTCCTCGGGCACGTAGGCCGTGGACAGACGACGGGTCGACGCGATCAGGCGATCGCGCTCGGCGTCGAGTTCCTCGAGGTCGGCGGCCAGCTCGTCGCGCAGCTCGTCGAGGTCTTCCTCGCGGGCCTCCTTATCGACCGACGTGATGATGGAGCTCGCGAAGTACAGCACCTTCTCGAGGTCCTTGGGAGAGATGTCCAGCAGGTAGCCCAAGCGGCTGGGAGAGCCCTTGAAGTACCAGATGTGGCTCACGGGAGCCGCGAGCTCGATGTGGCCCATGCGCTCGCGGCGAACCTTCGAGCGCGTGACCTCGACGCCGCAGCGCTCGCAGACGATGCCCTTGAAGCGCACGCGCTTGTACTTGCCGCAGGCGCACTCCCAGTCCTTGGTGGGACCGAAGATCTTCTCGCAGTACAGGCCGTCTTTCTCGGGCTTGAGGGTACGGTAGTTGATGGTCTCGGGCTTCTTCACTTCGCCGCGCGACCACGCACGGATATCCTCGGCGCTGGCGAGCGAAATGCGGATTGCGTCGAAATTGGTGACGTCGAATTCGGTGGCCATTTATCGCTCCTCCCCTTCACCGAGAAGTTCGTTGGTTTCAGTGGAACCAAGGTCGTTCATCAAATCATCCATTCCTGCGGCGATGCTGTCGAGCGCGCTGGCCTCGTCCGCCTCGGTTTGGGCGGCTGCGCTGGTCAGCTCGTCGAACATCGCCTGGTCTTCGTCTTCTTGCGCAGACTCGGCCGCGACCTCGCTGCCCTCCAGCTCGACGTTGAGGCACAAAGAGCGCATCTCTTTGACCAGAACCTTGAAGGACTCGGGAACCTCGGCCGCCGGGATGTTCTCGCCCTTGACGATGGCCTCGTAGGACTGAACGCGTCCCGCCGTGTCGTCGGACTTGACGGTGAGGATCTCCTGAAGCACGTTCGAGGCGCCGTAGGCGTAGAGCGCCCACACTTCCATCTCGCCGAAGCGCTGGCCGCCGAACTGGGCCTTGCCGCCCAGGGGCTGCTGCGTGATCAGGCTGTAGGGGCCGGTCGAGCGGGCGTGGATCTTGTCGTCGACCATGTGGCCCAGCTTGAGGATATAGGTCTGGCCGCAGGTGATGGGCTCGCGGAACTTCTCGCCCGTGCGCCCGTCGTAGAGCCAGGTCTTGCCCGTGCGGGACAGCTGGGGCACGAACTCGTCGCGCGCCAGGTCGCCGTAGAGGGCGTGGTTGCGGTTGATGAGGTTGCGGTTGGCATGCTCGATGGCGTCGGAGATCTCGTCTTCGTGGGCGCCGTCGAACACCGGGGTGGAGACGAACATGGGGCCCTCGACGACCTCGTCGGTCTGCGCGGCGTCGGACCAGCCCCACTTCGCCGCCCAGCCGAGGTGGTTCTCGAGCAGCTGGCCGACGTTCATACGGGAGGGAACGCCCAGCGGGTTGAGGATGACGTCGATCGGGGTGCCGTCGGTCATGTAGGGCATGTCCTCGACCGGCAGCACGCGGGAGATGACGCCCTTGTTGCCGTGGCGGCCGGAGAGCTTGTCGCCCTGCTGGACCTTGCGCTTCTGCGCGATGTAGATGCGCACCAGCTCGTTAACGCCCGGAGCGAGCTCGTCGCCGTTGTCGCGGGTGAAGCGGCTGACGCCGATCACGCGGCCGCCGGAGCCGTGGGGCACCTTGAGCGACGTGTCGCGCACCTCGCGGGCCTTCTCGCCGAAGATGGCGCGCAGCAGGCGCTCCTCGGCCGTGAGCTCGGTCTCGCCCTTGGGCGTGACCTTGCCGACCAGGACGTCTCCCGGAGTGACCTCGGCGCCGATGCGGATGATGCCGTCGGCATCGAGGTCGGCGGTCAGGTCGTCGGAGATGTTGGGGATCTCGCGGGTGATCTCCTCGGGGCCCAGCTTGGTGTCGCGGGCGTCCACCTCGTACTCGGAGATGTGGATGGAGGTGAGGAGATCTTCGGACACGACGCGCTCGGACACGATGATGGTGGCGTCCTCGTAGTTGTAGCCTTCCCAGGGCATGTAGGCGACCATGAGGTTCTGGCCCAGCGCCAGCTCGCCGCAGTCGCACGAAGGGCCGTCGGCCAGGACGTCGCCCGCATGCACCTCGTCGCCCTTGCGGACGAGGGGGCGGTGGTTGATGCAGCCGCTCTGGTTGGAGCGCTGGAACTTGGGAACGAGGTACTCGTCGTACTCGCCGTCGTTGTTCAGGATGATGATGGTCTGGCCGTCAACGTAATCGACCACGCCGGAGTTCTGCGCGACGAGGATCTCGCCGGAGTCGACCGCGATGCGGTGCTCGATGCCGGTTCCGACCAAGGGCGCGGTGGGGCGCAGCAGGGGCACGGCCTGGCGCTGCATGTTCGATCCCATGAGCGCGCGGTTCGCGTCGTCGTGCTCGAGGAACGGGATGAGCGAGGTCGCGACCGAGGTCATCTGACGGGGAGAGACGTCCATGTAGTTCACGTTCTCGGGGATGACCTCGCCCGGCTCGCCGAAGGTGCCGGCGGCGTCCTTCATGCGGCAGAGCACGCGCTTGGCCGCGACGAAGTTGCCCTGGGCGTCGGTGTGCCCGAACACGCGGGTCTCGGCGTTGAACGACTCGTTGGCCTGGGCGATGACGTAGTTCTCCTCCTCGTCGGCCGTGAGGTAGTCGATCTCATCGGTGACCTTGCCGTCCACCACGCGGCGGTACGGGGTCTCGATGAAGCCGTAGGGGTTGACGCGGGCATAGGTGGCCAGCGAGCCGATGAGGCCGATGTTGGGGCCTTCGGGCGTCTCGATGGGGCACATGCGCCCGTAGTGGGAGTTGTGGACGTCGCGCACCTCGAAGCCCGCGCGCTCGCGCGACAGGCCCCCGGGGCCCAGGGCCGACAGGCGGCGCTTGTGCGTGATGCCGGCGGCGGGGTTGGTCTGGTCCATGAACTGGGACAGCTGCGAGGAGCCGAAGAACTCCTTGATGGAGGCGACGATGGGGCGGATGTTCACCAGCGACTGCGGCGTGATGTCGTCGGGCTCCTGCATGCCCATGCGCTCGCGCACGACGCGCTCCATGCGCGACAGGCCGATGCGGAACTGGTTCTGGATGAGCTCGCCCACCGTGCGGATGCGACGGTTGCCGAAGTGGTCGATGTCGTCGACGCCGAAGCCCTCCTGCTCGTTGTGGAGCGCGAGGATGTAGCGCATCGTGCGCGTGATGTCCTCGTCGGTGAGCGTGGAGGAGTCTTCGGAGGCGTCGATGCCGAGCTTCTTGTTGATCTTGTAGCGGCCCACGGCTGCCAGGTCGTAGCGCTGCGGGTTGAAGAACAGGCCGTCGAGCAGCGTGCGGGCGGAATCGAGCGTGGGCGGCTCGCCGGGACGGAAGCGCTTGTACAGCTCGATGAGCGATTCCTCGCGGGTGGTGGCGGGGTCGCGGTCGAGGGTGCGCAGGACCATCTCGGAGGAACCGAGCAGCTCGATGATCTCCTCGCGGGTCTCGGCCAGGCCGAGGGCGCGCACGAGCAGCGTGGCGGGCTGCTTGCGCTTGCGGTCGATGCGGACGTGCAGAACGTCGCGCTTGTCGGTTTCGAACTCGAGCCAGGCGCCGCGGCTGGGGATGACCTTCGCGTTGTAGATAGTGCGCGCGGAGGTCTTGTCGGCCTCGGCGGAGAAGTACACGCCGGGGGAACGCACGAGCTGGGAAACGACCACGCGCTCGGTGCCGTTGATGATGAAGGTGCCGCGCGGCGTCATGAGCGGGAAATCGCCCATGAACACTTCCTGCTCTTTGATCTCGCCCGTCTCCTTGTTGATGAAGCGGATGTTGACGAAGAGCGGTGCCTGGTACGAGACGTCCTTCTCCTTGCACTCGTCGACCGAGTACTTCGGATCTCCGAAGCTGTGCCCGCCGAACTCCACGCACATATCCTTAGTGGAGTTCTCGATGGGGCTGATGCTCGCGAACGCCTTGTCGAGACCTTCAGTCATGAACCAGTCGAAACTGTCGGTCTGGATGGCGATAAGATTGGGGACGTCCATGACGCCCGGAATCTTAGCGAAGCTTCGGCGGTCCCTGTAACGGCTGGTGGAAGTAGGATTTTGTCCTTGAGCCACGAGGTTGTTCCTCCTTAGGTCACACCTGTAAAACTGCAAAAAAGTACAGTTTTACAGAATATTCTGTACCTATAGGAAGGTCAAGGATTATTTTTAGCAACTATGTAAGTTTGCTGTGTTTTTATGCCATTTATCAGGCTTTTTGATGAATAAAAACCGCCTCTCCCCAACTTTTCCCAACCGCCGAGAGATGCGAGCGGTCCGAAAACGGGTCGGATCGGCGAAACCCGTCCGCCCCGCCGGGCGGGGCGCGGAAAACGAGCGATCGGTCGATCGGGGCGCGCGGCGGCGGGCGCGGGTTCCCCTCGGCGGGGGCGAACCGGCGAGCAAGCGCCCCCGCACAGGCGCTTCACCTGGGCCTGCAACCGCCGGTTGCGCCCGATCGGCCGGTTTTGCCGCGTCTGGTTGGTGGCTTCGGCACCGGTGCAACCGCATACTCGCCCTGTCCGCATACGCTACAATGCCCATCATGAAAGGCGAACTCATGAAATTCAGAGACAATCTGCTCCACCTCCGCCAGCAGCGCAACATGACCCAAGAGCAGCTGGCCATGCTGCTCGGCGTCTCGCGCCAATCGGTGGCGAAATGGGAGGCGGGTCAGTCCACCCCCGAAGTCGACAAGCTCATGCGCATGGCCGATCTGTTCGAATGCTCGCTCGACGAGCTGGTGAACGGGGATCTCTCGGGGCGCGCCGTCCGGGCCGCCGAGATCCTGCCGTCTGATGCGAAACCCCAGGACACATGCGGATACGACCGGCACTTCCGCTCGTTTTCCCTCTCGGTCGCAACCGGGACCGCGATCATCATCGCCTCTGCGGCTTTGGCCGTCCTGTGCGAGGCCCTTCTCCCCTGGAACCACAACCTGCCCGGCGTCGTCGTTCTCATGTGCGTCGCCGTCGGCATCGTCGTGATCGTCCCCGCCGGCATCGAGCACGGGGCCTTCAACCGCAACCATCCCTTCGTCGAGGACTTCTACACCGAAGGGGAAAAGGACGCCGTGCGCCGCTCCTTCACGCGCGGGCTCGCGGGCGGAATCGGGCTCATCCTGCTGGGCTGCGCGTTCGCGGGCGCGTTCGACGGCACGCCGCTGGAAAACATCGCGGGTTCCGGCCTGCTGCTCGCCATCGCTGCGGGGGTGTGGCTCATCGTGCGCTTCGGGATCCTG is part of the Berryella intestinalis genome and harbors:
- a CDS encoding helix-turn-helix transcriptional regulator; translated protein: MKFRDNLLHLRQQRNMTQEQLAMLLGVSRQSVAKWEAGQSTPEVDKLMRMADLFECSLDELVNGDLSGRAVRAAEILPSDAKPQDTCGYDRHFRSFSLSVATGTAIIIASAALAVLCEALLPWNHNLPGVVVLMCVAVGIVVIVPAGIEHGAFNRNHPFVEDFYTEGEKDAVRRSFTRGLAGGIGLILLGCAFAGAFDGTPLENIAGSGLLLAIAAGVWLIVRFGILYWASRVDNYNKERSDEIEEQSDPLLGPVCGIIMLAATIVGLTMLWVGGYPDSDNIFWMAWPIGGILCAIAALVLKIRRNVRR
- a CDS encoding DNA-directed RNA polymerase subunit beta, encoding MDVPNLIAIQTDSFDWFMTEGLDKAFASISPIENSTKDMCVEFGGHSFGDPKYSVDECKEKDVSYQAPLFVNIRFINKETGEIKEQEVFMGDFPLMTPRGTFIINGTERVVVSQLVRSPGVYFSAEADKTSARTIYNAKVIPSRGAWLEFETDKRDVLHVRIDRKRKQPATLLVRALGLAETREEIIELLGSSEMVLRTLDRDPATTREESLIELYKRFRPGEPPTLDSARTLLDGLFFNPQRYDLAAVGRYKINKKLGIDASEDSSTLTDEDITRTMRYILALHNEQEGFGVDDIDHFGNRRIRTVGELIQNQFRIGLSRMERVVRERMGMQEPDDITPQSLVNIRPIVASIKEFFGSSQLSQFMDQTNPAAGITHKRRLSALGPGGLSRERAGFEVRDVHNSHYGRMCPIETPEGPNIGLIGSLATYARVNPYGFIETPYRRVVDGKVTDEIDYLTADEEENYVIAQANESFNAETRVFGHTDAQGNFVAAKRVLCRMKDAAGTFGEPGEVIPENVNYMDVSPRQMTSVATSLIPFLEHDDANRALMGSNMQRQAVPLLRPTAPLVGTGIEHRIAVDSGEILVAQNSGVVDYVDGQTIIILNNDGEYDEYLVPKFQRSNQSGCINHRPLVRKGDEVHAGDVLADGPSCDCGELALGQNLMVAYMPWEGYNYEDATIIVSERVVSEDLLTSIHISEYEVDARDTKLGPEEITREIPNISDDLTADLDADGIIRIGAEVTPGDVLVGKVTPKGETELTAEERLLRAIFGEKAREVRDTSLKVPHGSGGRVIGVSRFTRDNGDELAPGVNELVRIYIAQKRKVQQGDKLSGRHGNKGVISRVLPVEDMPYMTDGTPIDVILNPLGVPSRMNVGQLLENHLGWAAKWGWSDAAQTDEVVEGPMFVSTPVFDGAHEDEISDAIEHANRNLINRNHALYGDLARDEFVPQLSRTGKTWLYDGRTGEKFREPITCGQTYILKLGHMVDDKIHARSTGPYSLITQQPLGGKAQFGGQRFGEMEVWALYAYGASNVLQEILTVKSDDTAGRVQSYEAIVKGENIPAAEVPESFKVLVKEMRSLCLNVELEGSEVAAESAQEDEDQAMFDELTSAAAQTEADEASALDSIAAGMDDLMNDLGSTETNELLGEGEER
- a CDS encoding DNA-directed RNA polymerase subunit beta' — its product is MATEFDVTNFDAIRISLASAEDIRAWSRGEVKKPETINYRTLKPEKDGLYCEKIFGPTKDWECACGKYKRVRFKGIVCERCGVEVTRSKVRRERMGHIELAAPVSHIWYFKGSPSRLGYLLDISPKDLEKVLYFASSIITSVDKEAREEDLDELRDELAADLEELDAERDRLIASTRRLSTAYVPEEDEFVDDIDDDERMTPEEVEEEIADIYEEFNDRKALRQEAFEVFQKIEPKQLLSDEALYREMRANYRDYFNGGMGAEAVRDLLDAIDLDETSVELADTIANGKGQKRAKAIKRLKVVDAFMKSANKPSDMILDVIPVIPPDLRPMVQLDGGRFATSDLNDLYRRVINRNNRLKRLLDLGAPEIIINNEKRMLQEAVDSLFDNGRRGRPVTGPGNRPLKSLSDMLKGKQGRFRQNLLGKRVDYSGRSVIVVGPELQMHQCGLPSKMALELFKPFVMKRLVELEYSNNIKAAKRAVDRGASYVWDVLEEVIREHPVLLNRAPTLHRLGIQAFEPILVEGKAIKLHPLVCTAFNADFDGDQMAVHVPLSAAAQAEARILMLSTNNIKSPAHGRPLTVPTQDMIIGLYYLTAARDGFPGEGRAFIDFADARAAYDARADVDLQAKVFIRLAEDTRVASSFNDVKLCRAGERIETTIGRVTFNDVLPADYPFLNYEMNKGEISRLVEDVCNTYPDSQVPPILDGLKSAGFHYATRAGVTVSVYDATIPPSKADILAAADEKVAVIDEEYEMGLMSYDERHRQIVDIWNEANEEVGDAMAENFDKFNPIYMMAFSGARGNIKQIRQLAGMRGLMSDPKGEIIDRPIKANFREGLTVLEYFISTHGARKGLADTALRTADSGYLTRRLVDVAQDVIIREIDCGTVDGVPYKIATDKGALDENLIGRCLLEAAVSPEGEVLLEAGSYISSMKELKRLADAGLDEVIIRTVMTCHAHDGVCQKCYGWDLATARPVNIGTAVGIIAAQSIGEPGTQLTMRTFHTGGVAGDDITHGLPRVQELFEARKPKGLAVLAEIAGTLQISGDKNQKILTIHDQEGNFREYEVSARAQMQPGVVDGCEVKVGQQLTRGSVNPHDLLRLTDPNTTLRYIVSQVQGVYVSQGVDINDKHIEVIARQMLRKLTVLDSGDSNYLPGRQVNRYEFQDEANQLIAEGKEPPVGQPLLLGITKASLATDSWMSAASFQETTKVLTDAAIEGKVDNLRGLKENVIIGKPIPAGTGLKRYRNSALTYKGRPVGAPSGDALPEYAPDALRDIEEMLPQPQDWSLDSEGYLMGGGYGGYYGGLGGHRGVQLTDEEARLYIYDDLGVSQRWANKFSEAGIETVADLVGRTEDDLLRIEGIGAKAIEELKEGLAQHDLSSVIEEELAATSDDMSQLLDMVFSPDDNILIGGDSPATFSTEGEDMLGEALPPRSYTRNLEELDALLGSMDSYGFGITSREDEEASNAEQSQAAGSEEE